One window from the genome of Bacillus tianshenii encodes:
- a CDS encoding CaiB/BaiF CoA-transferase family protein gives MSGALEGIKVVDLSRVLAGPYCTMTLGDLGAEIIKVEAPGGSDDTRYWGPPFKGSESAYYLCTNRNKRAITLNLKSEQGIAVLKKLLADADVVIENFKNGTMAKWGLSYEEMKELNPRIIHCSITGFGRNGPYSHLPGYDFIIQAMAGLMSITGSEESGPMKVGVAISDIITGLNATIGILAALQERNVSGEGQSVDISLYDSQISALANVASNYLISKSVPGLLGNQHPNIVPYQPFPTKDGQMVVAVGNDGQFRKLCKVLKVEHLASDERFATNTSRLSYREELVEMLGVEMKKRSAREWLLDLNEAGIPAGPIQNMEELFADPQVEARQMVYTVDHPAVGEVQLVGSPLKLSKTPVQVRRHPPLAGEHTQEVLTELGYSEEDVHALFENNII, from the coding sequence ATGAGTGGTGCGCTTGAAGGAATTAAAGTCGTTGACTTAAGCCGCGTACTTGCAGGCCCGTATTGTACGATGACACTGGGCGATTTAGGGGCAGAGATTATTAAGGTCGAAGCGCCGGGCGGCAGTGACGACACCCGCTACTGGGGTCCTCCCTTTAAAGGAAGCGAAAGTGCGTATTACTTGTGCACAAACCGAAACAAACGGGCGATAACACTTAACTTAAAAAGTGAGCAGGGCATTGCGGTTTTGAAGAAGCTTCTTGCAGATGCGGACGTTGTTATTGAAAACTTTAAAAACGGCACGATGGCGAAATGGGGGCTTTCCTATGAGGAGATGAAGGAATTAAACCCACGGATTATCCATTGTTCGATTACAGGGTTTGGTCGCAATGGTCCTTACAGTCATCTGCCAGGCTATGATTTTATTATTCAAGCGATGGCAGGGCTGATGAGTATTACAGGAAGCGAAGAATCAGGCCCAATGAAAGTAGGTGTTGCCATTTCAGATATTATTACAGGCTTGAACGCAACGATTGGGATTCTTGCTGCCCTGCAGGAACGGAATGTTTCCGGAGAAGGGCAAAGCGTCGATATTTCGCTCTATGACTCACAGATTAGTGCGCTCGCCAACGTGGCAAGCAACTATTTGATTTCAAAGTCCGTGCCAGGCTTGCTTGGAAATCAACATCCAAACATTGTGCCGTATCAGCCGTTTCCGACTAAGGATGGCCAAATGGTTGTCGCAGTCGGCAATGACGGGCAGTTCCGTAAGCTGTGTAAGGTGCTGAAGGTGGAGCATTTAGCTTCAGATGAACGCTTTGCAACAAATACTTCACGCCTTAGCTATCGCGAGGAGCTTGTTGAGATGCTAGGTGTTGAGATGAAAAAGCGCTCAGCCCGTGAATGGCTGCTGGACTTAAATGAAGCAGGCATACCAGCCGGCCCGATTCAAAATATGGAGGAGCTGTTTGCCGACCCGCAAGTTGAAGCAAGGCAGATGGTTTACACAGTTGATCACCCTGCTGTTGGGGAGGTACAGCTCGTTGGAAGTCCACTTAAACTATCGAAAACACCTGTTCAAGTAAGGCGCCACCCGCCGCTTGCAGGCGAACATACACAGGAAGTGCTAACAGAGCTTGGGTATTCAGAAGAAGATGTTCATGCATTATTTGAAAATAATATTATTTAG
- a CDS encoding N-acetyltransferase: protein MSMVDTSCADEEVDGDFLFDVYASSRLNEVKGWGWTHQEMQHFLQMQFQCQQHSYHMYYPDLNTRIILFQNEKAGRLLIANSEERINIVDLTLLPEFQNIGIGTHILEEVLTEAKACKRSVQLSVARNNDRAIRLYERLGFQHVHADEMYIQMEWRQL, encoded by the coding sequence ATGAGTATGGTTGATACAAGTTGCGCTGATGAAGAAGTAGATGGGGACTTTCTATTTGATGTATATGCGAGTTCACGTCTGAATGAGGTGAAAGGTTGGGGGTGGACTCACCAGGAAATGCAACACTTCCTACAAATGCAGTTTCAATGCCAGCAACACTCCTATCATATGTATTACCCTGACTTAAATACGAGAATCATTTTATTTCAGAATGAAAAAGCAGGCCGGCTTCTTATCGCAAATTCAGAAGAAAGAATAAATATTGTAGACCTTACGTTATTGCCTGAATTTCAGAATATTGGGATAGGTACGCATATACTTGAAGAGGTTTTAACGGAGGCAAAGGCTTGTAAAAGAAGTGTTCAGTTAAGTGTGGCTCGAAACAATGACCGAGCGATAAGGCTTTATGAGCGATTAGGATTTCAACACGTTCATGCAGATGAGATGTATATACAGATGGAATGGCGTCAGCTTTAA
- a CDS encoding phytoene/squalene synthase family protein has product MVKKIETSDAWRVLEETSRTFVIPIRRLQGDLQTAVMASYLCMRAIDEIEDHPELEPGLKINLLQRVADGIQENKSFSKLFAPYADRLPEVTLLLDEWLKLLPAAVLSKVGAFVSEMASGMAKWTEKNWKIETVDDLDDYTYYVAGLVGVMLSELWIWYDGTKTKKDLAIAFGRGLQLVNILRNKQEDEERGVSFYPNQWGKPELTTYALTQLRKAEEYIKSIKTKSIREFCEIPLLLAFATINTMEAQKEKLSREEVLGVVDSVIAKNA; this is encoded by the coding sequence TTGGTGAAAAAAATAGAGACAAGCGATGCATGGCGAGTGTTAGAAGAAACGAGCCGAACCTTTGTGATCCCAATTCGCCGCTTACAGGGTGATTTACAAACAGCGGTGATGGCATCTTACCTTTGCATGAGAGCAATTGATGAAATCGAAGATCATCCTGAGCTTGAACCGGGACTGAAAATCAATCTGCTTCAGCGTGTCGCAGATGGGATACAGGAAAATAAATCCTTTTCAAAGCTATTTGCACCATATGCTGATCGCTTGCCTGAGGTGACGCTGTTATTGGATGAATGGCTAAAATTATTGCCGGCAGCTGTTCTGTCGAAAGTAGGCGCCTTCGTTTCCGAAATGGCCTCAGGGATGGCAAAGTGGACGGAGAAAAATTGGAAGATCGAAACCGTGGACGACCTTGATGATTACACGTATTATGTAGCTGGACTTGTCGGTGTGATGCTTTCTGAGCTTTGGATTTGGTATGACGGAACGAAAACGAAGAAAGACTTAGCGATCGCATTTGGACGAGGCCTACAGCTTGTTAACATTTTGCGCAATAAGCAGGAGGATGAAGAACGCGGTGTGTCGTTCTATCCAAATCAATGGGGAAAACCAGAATTAACTACCTATGCGCTCACACAGCTGCGCAAAGCGGAAGAATATATTAAAAGCATTAAAACAAAGTCCATTCGCGAGTTCTGTGAAATTCCACTGCTGTTAGCGTTCGCGACGATTAACACAATGGAAGCTCAAAAGGAAAAGCTAAGCCGGGAAGAAGTCCTAGGTGTCGTCGATTCGGTGATTGCAAAGAATGCTTAA
- a CDS encoding (Fe-S)-binding protein — MTDLKELQEKINYHKTFDCVQCGYCLPACPTYETMQKETHSPRGRINLVKMAAEGKVDVEKIREPIDLCLGCRACETVCPTGVEYGQILEGAKEVLEEHDAKSPVQKGTERMIFKEMFPSRKWMNTIGNASWFYQKSGLQKVLQKTGVMKLAPLNLDKFETVLPDLPSPKQRKTMQHHYPASGQKKAKVGVVLGCVMDAVFHRTNRNTIELLRRSGAEIIIPKKQTCCGALHAHAGKVDETKEMAKQNIQAFEEADVDYIVNNAGGCGAMLNEYHLLFEGDPEWSERAKRFTAKSKDISVVLSELNGLTFTRELDEQVTYQSSCHMINVQKVTEEPLRLIKSIPGVRYKPMDSPDRCCGSAGIYNIVNYDESMKILDLKMDDAKQTNAATIVTTNPGCLLQMKLGIEREGLQDRVRAVHLVDLLMEAGPESKERIQQTT, encoded by the coding sequence ATGACTGATTTGAAGGAACTGCAGGAGAAGATCAACTATCATAAAACATTTGACTGCGTGCAGTGCGGCTACTGCCTTCCTGCCTGTCCAACGTATGAAACAATGCAGAAGGAAACCCATTCACCACGCGGCCGGATTAATCTTGTGAAGATGGCGGCGGAAGGAAAGGTCGATGTTGAAAAAATTCGCGAGCCGATTGACTTATGCCTTGGCTGCCGTGCGTGCGAAACCGTTTGTCCAACAGGTGTCGAGTACGGGCAAATTCTTGAAGGGGCAAAGGAAGTGCTTGAAGAACATGACGCAAAGAGTCCCGTTCAAAAAGGAACAGAGCGAATGATTTTCAAAGAAATGTTCCCTTCACGAAAATGGATGAATACGATTGGAAATGCAAGCTGGTTTTATCAGAAGTCTGGTTTGCAGAAGGTGCTGCAAAAGACAGGTGTGATGAAGCTTGCGCCGCTGAACCTTGATAAGTTCGAGACGGTGCTGCCTGACCTTCCATCACCAAAGCAGCGGAAAACGATGCAGCATCATTATCCAGCGAGCGGGCAGAAGAAAGCAAAGGTTGGTGTCGTGCTCGGCTGTGTGATGGATGCTGTATTCCATCGAACAAACCGCAACACAATCGAATTGCTGCGCCGTTCAGGAGCAGAAATCATTATTCCGAAAAAGCAAACGTGCTGCGGGGCTCTCCATGCGCATGCGGGAAAAGTGGATGAAACGAAAGAAATGGCAAAGCAGAATATTCAAGCATTTGAAGAAGCAGATGTCGACTATATCGTTAATAACGCAGGCGGCTGTGGGGCGATGCTGAATGAATATCACTTGCTGTTTGAAGGTGATCCAGAATGGAGCGAGCGGGCAAAACGCTTTACCGCAAAGTCAAAAGACATTAGCGTTGTGCTAAGTGAGCTGAACGGACTCACTTTCACCCGCGAATTGGATGAGCAGGTCACCTATCAATCCTCCTGTCATATGATTAACGTGCAAAAGGTAACGGAAGAACCGCTTAGGCTGATTAAGTCGATTCCAGGCGTGCGTTATAAACCAATGGACAGTCCAGACCGGTGCTGCGGCTCAGCTGGTATCTATAACATCGTGAATTACGATGAATCAATGAAAATACTTGATCTCAAAATGGACGACGCCAAGCAAACGAACGCAGCCACCATTGTCACAACAAACCCAGGCTGTCTGCTGCAAATGAAGCTAGGCATTGAGCGCGAAGGCTTACAGGACCGCGTTCGTGCTGTACATTTAGTGGACTTGTTAATGGAAGCAGGGCCTGAATCGAAAGAACGAATACAACAGACAACTTAA
- a CDS encoding FAD-linked oxidase C-terminal domain-containing protein produces MAKEWTKKLSEIIEPSRVLTEEADCWSYSFDASFGTWLPDAVVQVLSTEETVRVVKFANNEQIPIYPRGQGTCLSGGPLPVNGGIVLDVSQWRATIDIHADDMVAVVSPGVLTKQINDEAQKFGLMYPPDPSSSHVSTIAGNLAENSGGPRGLKYGVTKDYVIGLEVVTPQGEVIQTGGRTIKNVTGYDLTKLIVGSEGTLGVITQATLKLIPKPVATKTALVVFDDLIDSGRAISKVLTSGILPAKMEIMDQLSTIAVEDYQPMGLPTDAEAILLIELDGHPLAIAEEMDKVEAICSELGARSIKVAASAEEAADLWKARKLVSPAIVKIKPTKVSEDATVPRSKIPDMFARLQEIRKKYDVHLVVFGHAGDGNLHPNIICDKRDREEMKRVELAVAEIFEAAVELGGTLSGEHGIGTMKAPFMEMELGGTALGLMKAIKQAWDPNNIMNPGKIFPEPGAKLVLTDD; encoded by the coding sequence ATGGCGAAGGAATGGACGAAGAAGCTCTCAGAAATCATCGAGCCTTCCCGGGTGCTGACGGAGGAGGCGGATTGCTGGAGCTATAGCTTTGATGCGTCTTTTGGCACGTGGCTGCCTGATGCGGTTGTGCAGGTGCTGTCGACCGAGGAGACGGTTCGTGTTGTGAAATTTGCGAATAATGAGCAAATTCCGATCTATCCGCGCGGGCAGGGAACATGCTTAAGCGGTGGTCCGCTTCCGGTAAATGGCGGGATTGTATTAGATGTGTCACAGTGGCGGGCAACGATCGATATTCATGCTGATGATATGGTAGCGGTTGTTTCGCCTGGTGTGTTGACGAAACAGATAAATGATGAAGCGCAGAAGTTTGGATTAATGTATCCGCCTGACCCGAGCAGCTCGCATGTGTCGACGATTGCAGGGAACTTAGCGGAGAATTCAGGCGGTCCGCGCGGCTTGAAATACGGGGTGACGAAGGATTATGTCATCGGCCTTGAAGTGGTGACGCCTCAAGGGGAGGTTATCCAAACAGGCGGGCGGACGATTAAGAATGTGACAGGTTATGATTTAACAAAGCTGATCGTCGGTTCAGAAGGGACACTTGGTGTAATCACACAAGCAACATTGAAGCTTATCCCAAAGCCTGTCGCAACGAAAACAGCGCTCGTTGTCTTTGATGATCTCATTGATTCAGGGCGGGCGATTTCAAAGGTCCTTACATCTGGCATTCTGCCTGCGAAGATGGAAATAATGGACCAGCTTTCAACCATTGCAGTGGAGGACTATCAGCCGATGGGCTTACCGACTGATGCGGAGGCCATTCTGTTAATTGAATTGGACGGCCATCCGTTAGCGATTGCTGAGGAAATGGACAAGGTGGAGGCCATTTGCAGTGAGCTCGGTGCAAGAAGTATAAAAGTCGCCGCATCAGCAGAAGAAGCGGCAGACTTATGGAAGGCACGCAAGCTTGTCTCACCTGCGATTGTCAAAATAAAACCGACGAAAGTGTCTGAGGATGCGACCGTCCCGCGCAGTAAAATTCCTGATATGTTTGCGCGTCTGCAGGAGATTCGTAAAAAGTACGATGTACATCTTGTCGTGTTCGGTCATGCGGGCGATGGAAATTTGCATCCGAATATTATATGTGACAAACGAGATCGGGAAGAGATGAAGCGAGTTGAATTGGCAGTGGCCGAAATTTTTGAAGCGGCTGTTGAGCTTGGTGGCACACTGTCAGGCGAGCACGGGATCGGTACGATGAAAGCCCCGTTTATGGAAATGGAATTGGGCGGGACAGCGCTCGGTTTAATGAAAGCGATTAAGCAAGCGTGGGACCCGAACAACATCATGAACCCGGGAAAGATCTTCCCAGAACCTGGAGCAAAGCTGGTGTTAACGGATGACTGA
- a CDS encoding DUF3870 domain-containing protein, which translates to MCYQKTIFIAGHARLPQGMAAKSMFETLTVTAEIDCKYGVIIDASCTLATLHGREYIGRLLKGISLKDGIEEATKYIQHYYRGKATNAIIAALKDLHFQFQQMKQEGIAEVK; encoded by the coding sequence ATGTGCTATCAAAAGACGATTTTTATTGCAGGGCATGCGAGGCTGCCGCAGGGGATGGCGGCGAAGAGTATGTTTGAAACATTGACTGTAACAGCGGAAATTGATTGTAAATATGGCGTGATTATTGATGCGTCTTGTACGCTTGCGACACTTCATGGACGGGAATATATTGGCCGTCTTCTAAAAGGAATCAGCCTGAAGGACGGCATAGAAGAAGCAACGAAATATATTCAGCATTATTATCGCGGAAAAGCAACGAATGCAATTATTGCCGCATTAAAAGACCTGCATTTTCAGTTTCAGCAAATGAAACAAGAAGGAATAGCAGAGGTGAAATAG
- a CDS encoding acyl-CoA dehydrogenase family protein, translating into MMNFSFSEEQEMLRKMVRSFVDKEIMPNIKEWDEKGHFEPSVMKRMAELDLMGVCIPEAYGGSGMDYNSLAIVCEELERGDTAFRTAVSVHIGLNSMTLLQWANEEQKQKYLVPQAKGEKIGAFGLTEPNAGSDVAALQTTATKDGDDYILNGSKTWISLCDVADNFIVFAYTDKSKKHHGISAFIVERDMEGFSSKAIKGKLGIRAGNTGELFFDNMRVPKENLLGEEGEGFKIAMSALDNGRFTVAAGACGTILASLEASLDYCHERSTFGKEIGKHQLVQQMIANMEASLQMSRLLVYRAGWMKNEGLRNTRETSLAKWQACDMALKAADDAVQVHGAYGFSNEYPVERYYRNAKAPVIYEGTREIHTIMQAEYALGYRNDKALSKMLPKWPYEQAEVPVN; encoded by the coding sequence ATGATGAATTTTTCATTCAGTGAAGAACAAGAAATGCTTCGTAAAATGGTGCGCAGTTTCGTAGATAAGGAGATTATGCCAAATATTAAGGAGTGGGATGAGAAAGGTCACTTCGAGCCGAGTGTCATGAAGCGGATGGCAGAGCTGGACTTAATGGGCGTTTGTATTCCAGAAGCATACGGCGGAAGCGGCATGGATTACAATTCCTTAGCGATTGTCTGCGAGGAGCTAGAGCGTGGAGATACGGCTTTCCGTACAGCGGTTTCCGTTCATATCGGGCTGAATTCAATGACATTGCTGCAATGGGCAAATGAAGAACAGAAGCAAAAATATTTAGTGCCACAAGCAAAAGGGGAAAAGATCGGTGCATTCGGCTTAACTGAGCCAAACGCAGGCTCAGACGTTGCGGCACTACAGACAACAGCGACAAAGGATGGGGACGACTACATTTTAAATGGGTCGAAAACGTGGATTTCGCTTTGTGATGTAGCGGATAACTTTATCGTGTTTGCTTATACGGACAAATCGAAAAAGCACCACGGCATTTCAGCCTTTATCGTGGAGCGTGATATGGAAGGCTTCTCATCAAAAGCAATTAAAGGCAAGCTTGGTATCCGTGCTGGAAACACAGGCGAGCTGTTCTTCGATAACATGCGGGTGCCGAAAGAAAACTTGCTTGGCGAAGAAGGCGAAGGGTTCAAAATTGCGATGTCAGCACTTGATAACGGGCGCTTCACCGTAGCAGCAGGTGCGTGTGGAACGATTCTGGCAAGCCTTGAAGCAAGCTTAGATTACTGCCATGAGCGCAGTACGTTCGGAAAAGAAATCGGTAAGCATCAGCTTGTCCAGCAAATGATCGCCAACATGGAAGCAAGCCTGCAAATGTCGCGCCTGCTTGTCTACCGTGCCGGCTGGATGAAAAACGAAGGCTTACGCAACACACGTGAAACATCCCTTGCAAAATGGCAGGCGTGCGATATGGCGCTTAAAGCCGCTGATGATGCAGTTCAAGTTCACGGTGCATACGGCTTCTCGAATGAATACCCAGTCGAGCGCTACTACCGTAATGCGAAAGCACCGGTCATTTACGAAGGAACACGCGAAATCCATACCATTATGCAGGCAGAATACGCATTAGGCTACCGCAATGATAAGGCGCTATCAAAAATGCTGCCAAAATGGCCATACGAGCAAGCAGAAGTCCCTGTAAATTAA
- a CDS encoding tail fiber protein, protein MAEPFLGEIRCFSFPFAPKDWAFCDGTILQISENQALYALLGTTYGGNGTTTFALPDLRGRAPVHFGNGITLGEKAGEETHTLTVNEMPAHTHMAQASSSNADQTSAEGHVWAINPTIANYASQADQLMSTNALASAGSSQAHSNMQPYNVANFCIALKGIFPSRS, encoded by the coding sequence ATGGCAGAACCATTTCTTGGAGAAATCCGTTGCTTTAGCTTTCCGTTTGCACCGAAAGACTGGGCGTTTTGTGATGGAACCATATTACAGATTAGTGAAAATCAAGCGCTATACGCACTCTTAGGAACAACCTACGGCGGGAACGGAACGACAACCTTTGCCTTACCTGACTTACGTGGGCGTGCGCCAGTTCACTTTGGGAATGGCATTACTCTTGGGGAGAAGGCAGGAGAAGAAACCCATACACTTACTGTGAATGAAATGCCAGCTCATACGCATATGGCACAGGCTAGTTCAAGTAATGCTGATCAAACGAGTGCAGAAGGCCATGTGTGGGCAATTAATCCAACTATCGCTAACTATGCATCACAAGCAGATCAGTTAATGAGTACGAATGCACTTGCTTCTGCTGGGAGCTCACAGGCTCATTCAAATATGCAACCGTATAACGTTGCGAATTTTTGTATCGCATTAAAAGGAATATTTCCATCACGCAGTTAG
- a CDS encoding tail fiber protein, with protein MEQYIGEIRMFSGNYAPQGWAFCDGQILPISQNEALYSLIGGIYGGDGRTTFALPDYRGRIPLHQGTNPLTGTTYNLGQKGGTETVTLIEQHLPSHTHRVAASSQAGTSNDPTNAVWSGSGINQYSDQTPDGTMSQEAITDVGGNQAHENMMPSLTISYIIALTGIYPQRS; from the coding sequence ATGGAACAATATATTGGAGAAATCCGAATGTTTAGCGGGAATTATGCTCCTCAAGGGTGGGCGTTTTGCGATGGGCAAATCCTACCTATCTCACAAAATGAAGCGCTGTACTCATTAATTGGTGGAATATATGGCGGTGATGGCAGAACGACTTTTGCCCTTCCTGATTATCGTGGACGTATTCCGCTTCATCAAGGAACAAATCCACTCACAGGGACAACGTACAACCTTGGCCAGAAGGGTGGAACTGAGACTGTTACGTTAATAGAGCAACATTTGCCTAGTCATACGCATAGAGTTGCAGCTTCCTCTCAAGCTGGTACTTCAAATGATCCGACAAATGCAGTTTGGTCAGGAAGTGGTATTAATCAATATTCCGATCAAACTCCGGATGGAACAATGAGTCAAGAAGCAATTACAGATGTTGGCGGAAATCAGGCACATGAAAATATGATGCCTTCTTTAACAATCAGCTACATTATCGCGTTAACAGGGATTTACCCACAACGCAGCTAA
- a CDS encoding tail fiber protein — MDQFIGEIRPFAGNFAPRDWAFCNGQLMSISQNTALFSIIGTAYGGDGITNFALPDLRGRAPMHSGTGSGLTPRVIGEEGGTTTVTLIESEMPNHNHLPNCKSVASDATPINNIWASVPSGKGSKPIYTASANTTMNPQALQPSGGNQSHNNMQPYLGLNFIIALDGDYPIRP; from the coding sequence ATGGACCAATTTATCGGAGAAATTCGGCCATTTGCAGGAAATTTTGCACCAAGAGATTGGGCATTTTGCAACGGGCAGCTGATGAGTATTTCGCAAAATACAGCGTTATTTTCAATTATAGGAACTGCTTACGGTGGAGATGGCATAACGAACTTTGCCTTGCCTGATTTACGTGGAAGAGCCCCGATGCATTCAGGAACAGGATCAGGGTTAACGCCGAGGGTAATTGGTGAGGAGGGTGGAACGACCACAGTTACATTGATTGAAAGTGAGATGCCGAATCATAATCATTTGCCGAATTGTAAGAGCGTTGCTTCCGATGCCACTCCAATTAATAATATTTGGGCAAGTGTGCCAAGCGGGAAAGGAAGTAAACCTATTTATACAGCTTCCGCGAATACAACAATGAATCCGCAAGCTTTGCAACCGAGTGGTGGTAACCAATCACATAATAATATGCAACCTTATTTAGGATTAAACTTTATTATTGCGCTAGATGGGGATTATCCAATTCGTCCATAA